In one window of Pseudoalteromonas espejiana DSM 9414 DNA:
- the gcvP gene encoding aminomethyl-transferring glycine dehydrogenase: MSNAKSLEQLEQKQDFIRRHIGPSPAQVSDMLSALEVSSVQELIDQTVPASIRLEQPLTVGESRTEVETLSYLKSVASKNKVFKSYIGQGYHPTHVPHVILRNVLENPGWYTAYTPYQPEIAQGRLESLLNFQTMTLDLTGLDLASASLLDESTAAAEAMGLAKRVSKAKKANAFFIADDVHTQTIDVVSTRAEQFGFEIIVGKAADAVNHDIFGALFQYPSTSGEVVDVTDLIAGVQSKKAIACVAADIMSLLLLKAPGKLGADVVLGSAQRFGVPMGYGGPHAAFFATRDAYKRSLPGRIIGVSKDRLGNDALRMAMQTREQHIRRDKANSNICTAQVLLANMAAFYAVYHGPQGLKTIAQRIHRFADILAAGLKTKGVALKHSTWFDTLTVVSDSKDDVIARAIAQGVNFATNHDGEYSISVSETTTREDVAQLFDIVLGEGHGLSVDSIAADIEANGSDSIPASLVRDDEVLTHPNFNSYHSETDMLRYIKRLENKDLALNHSMISLGSCTMKLNATAEMIPITWPEFANLHPFCPLDQAEGYQIMINELHDWLVNITGYDAVSLQPNSGAQGEYAGLIAIRKYHESRGDAHRNVCLIPSSAHGTNPASAQMASMKIVVVNCDKNGNVDMADLKAKAEEVSENLSCIMITYPSTHGVYEETIREICDIIHEHGGQVYMDGANMNAQVGVTSPGFIGSDVSHLNLHKTFCIPHGGGGPGVGPIGVKSHLAPFMPNHSVINVPGTNINNGAVSAAPYGSAAILPISWAYITMMGSEGLKQATEMAIVNANYLTHELSQHFPILYRGRNNRVAHECIVDLRPLKEASGITEMDVAKRLQDYGFHSPTMSFPVAGTLMIEPTESESKGEIDRFIEAMVSIKGEIDKVISGEWSIENNPLVFAPHTQADVLGNEWDRAYDRFYAAFPVPSVAKDKFWPTVTRIDDVYGDRNLVCSCPAVETYRD; encoded by the coding sequence ATGTCAAACGCCAAATCTCTTGAACAATTAGAGCAAAAGCAAGATTTTATTCGCCGCCATATTGGGCCTAGCCCAGCACAAGTAAGCGATATGCTAAGTGCTTTAGAAGTATCAAGTGTGCAAGAGCTGATCGACCAAACTGTACCTGCAAGCATTCGCTTAGAGCAGCCATTAACAGTTGGCGAAAGCCGTACTGAAGTTGAAACACTAAGCTACTTAAAATCGGTAGCAAGCAAAAATAAAGTTTTCAAATCGTACATTGGCCAAGGCTACCACCCAACGCACGTACCGCACGTAATTTTACGTAACGTACTAGAAAACCCAGGTTGGTATACAGCGTACACACCGTACCAGCCGGAAATTGCGCAAGGGCGTTTAGAGTCGTTATTAAATTTTCAAACTATGACCCTAGATTTAACCGGCCTTGATTTAGCAAGCGCCTCGTTACTTGACGAATCAACCGCTGCTGCAGAGGCAATGGGCCTAGCAAAACGCGTATCTAAAGCTAAAAAAGCCAATGCCTTTTTTATCGCCGACGACGTACACACACAAACTATTGACGTAGTAAGCACCCGTGCTGAGCAGTTTGGTTTTGAAATAATTGTAGGCAAAGCAGCCGATGCTGTTAACCACGACATTTTTGGTGCGCTTTTCCAATACCCATCTACATCGGGTGAAGTAGTAGATGTAACCGACCTAATTGCAGGCGTACAAAGCAAAAAGGCCATTGCATGTGTTGCTGCCGACATTATGAGTTTATTACTATTAAAAGCACCGGGTAAACTAGGTGCCGACGTAGTACTTGGTTCGGCTCAACGTTTTGGCGTACCTATGGGGTACGGCGGTCCACACGCTGCATTTTTTGCAACACGTGACGCATACAAACGTTCATTACCAGGGCGTATTATTGGTGTATCTAAAGACCGTTTAGGTAACGACGCACTACGTATGGCAATGCAAACGCGCGAACAACACATTCGCCGTGACAAAGCTAACTCAAACATTTGTACAGCGCAGGTACTACTTGCCAACATGGCCGCGTTTTACGCGGTGTACCACGGCCCACAAGGCTTAAAAACTATCGCGCAGCGTATTCATCGCTTTGCTGATATTTTAGCTGCAGGCCTAAAAACTAAAGGTGTAGCTCTTAAGCACAGCACTTGGTTTGATACCCTAACAGTAGTAAGCGACAGTAAAGACGACGTAATAGCACGTGCCATTGCACAAGGCGTTAACTTTGCTACAAACCACGATGGCGAATACTCAATTTCAGTATCAGAAACCACAACACGTGAAGACGTAGCGCAGTTATTTGATATTGTACTAGGCGAAGGCCACGGCCTAAGTGTAGATAGCATCGCGGCCGATATTGAAGCAAATGGCAGCGACTCTATTCCTGCAAGCTTAGTACGCGATGACGAAGTACTAACGCATCCAAACTTTAACAGCTACCACAGCGAAACAGACATGCTTCGCTACATTAAGCGCCTTGAAAACAAAGATTTAGCGCTTAACCACTCAATGATCTCGTTAGGTTCATGTACTATGAAGCTAAACGCAACTGCAGAGATGATCCCAATTACATGGCCTGAATTCGCAAACCTTCACCCATTCTGCCCGCTAGACCAAGCAGAAGGTTACCAAATAATGATTAACGAGCTGCACGACTGGCTAGTTAACATTACCGGTTACGACGCGGTTTCACTACAGCCAAACTCGGGCGCACAAGGTGAATACGCAGGCTTGATCGCGATTCGTAAATACCACGAGTCACGCGGCGACGCGCACCGTAACGTATGTTTAATTCCAAGTTCAGCGCACGGTACTAACCCTGCATCTGCGCAAATGGCCAGCATGAAAATTGTGGTAGTTAACTGCGACAAAAACGGTAACGTAGACATGGCCGATCTTAAAGCGAAAGCTGAAGAAGTGTCTGAAAACTTATCGTGTATTATGATTACATACCCATCTACACACGGTGTTTACGAAGAAACCATTCGCGAAATTTGTGACATTATTCATGAGCACGGCGGCCAAGTTTACATGGACGGCGCAAACATGAACGCACAAGTGGGCGTAACAAGCCCTGGCTTTATTGGCTCAGACGTATCGCACTTAAACTTACACAAAACGTTTTGTATTCCACATGGTGGCGGCGGCCCAGGTGTAGGCCCAATTGGTGTTAAATCGCACCTTGCGCCATTTATGCCAAACCACAGCGTAATTAACGTACCGGGTACAAACATTAACAACGGTGCAGTTTCGGCAGCGCCTTACGGCTCAGCGGCTATTTTACCTATTTCATGGGCTTACATTACCATGATGGGCTCAGAGGGCTTAAAACAAGCCACCGAAATGGCCATTGTGAACGCTAACTACTTAACGCATGAGCTAAGCCAGCACTTCCCAATTTTATACCGTGGCCGCAACAACCGCGTTGCTCACGAATGTATTGTTGACTTACGCCCATTAAAAGAAGCGTCAGGCATTACTGAAATGGACGTAGCTAAGCGCCTACAAGATTACGGCTTCCACTCACCAACTATGTCGTTCCCAGTAGCGGGCACATTGATGATTGAGCCAACAGAGTCTGAGTCAAAAGGCGAGATAGACCGCTTTATCGAAGCAATGGTGTCTATCAAAGGCGAAATCGACAAAGTAATCTCTGGGGAATGGTCAATCGAAAATAACCCACTTGTGTTTGCACCGCATACACAAGCTGATGTACTTGGTAACGAATGGGATCGCGCGTATGACCGTTTTTACGCTGCATTCCCAGTGCCAAGCGTTGCTAAAGACAAGTTTTGGCCAACCGTTACACGAATAGATGACGTATACGGCGACCGTAACTTAGTATGTTCATGCCCAGCGGTTGAGACATATAGAGATTGA
- the gcvH gene encoding glycine cleavage system protein GcvH: protein MSNIPSDLKYASSHEWVRNEGDGTFTVGISAHAQELLGDMVFVELPEVGDEVDAGEDCAVAESVKAASDIYAPIGGEIVAINEELEDSPETVNNDPYGDGWLFRLKATDESELENLLSAEDYANTIDEE from the coding sequence ATGAGCAATATCCCTAGCGATTTAAAATACGCCTCTTCTCACGAGTGGGTTCGCAACGAAGGTGACGGTACCTTTACTGTTGGTATTTCTGCACATGCACAAGAGCTTCTCGGCGACATGGTATTTGTTGAATTACCAGAAGTTGGCGACGAAGTAGACGCAGGCGAAGACTGTGCAGTAGCAGAGTCGGTTAAAGCTGCATCAGACATTTACGCACCAATTGGTGGCGAAATTGTAGCAATTAACGAAGAGCTAGAAGATTCACCAGAAACGGTTAACAACGACCCATACGGTGACGGCTGGTTATTCCGCCTTAAAGCAACTGACGAATCAGAGCTTGAAAACCTACTTAGCGCAGAAGATTACGCTAACACAATCGACGAAGAGTAA